From Sediminibacterium sp. TEGAF015, a single genomic window includes:
- a CDS encoding T9SS type A sorting domain-containing protein: protein MRPYFIVLLLLFTATEPVLFAQTSHPLVYFQVGDKLEQNFNSLPGSGTFLLSGKGPYALGLSPLGFTGMSGWELIHRSGTGANALFTIGSGTATSAGVYSVGNTASDRALGTLSAGTGVYSIGLIITNETGKTLQTVTGSFTAEQWRKGGSGNVNTWTGKLATGKFSQINPPQLTLAPSLNFSSIINSTGGGSLNGNSPENQRIIPFTIAGINWKPGEQLIIQWDDMDENGSDDLMAIDDFSFRADTLVTVSNQVYIDSLYSMASKITNADTISYAFKASSDITGLSISNFALQTQGLINTSITAVNGNGNDYFIKVYTGTGEGKMVLGISNNNNLIPGLSGLPFFSIDTQLVDKINPTHINTITNEASILKTGDTLILKLGFNELVHIDPLQSSQSIPIKIGSQIKQAVYSHGNQSQELFFKYKITSSDKDADGISFSNDAAQQFPLIKDRAENPAIINLDSTNLKRLRINAGSVQFKYPADTLLKQCNNRDSIDIANLLATDSSLNGEILQWQIIRQPSFWKSNQTSVIMYSTGGTLQPQSWKFTSEKVNKTDTLSIKVSNGSASSIKNIFLTAESWIGLIDSNWHNAGNWCNNSLPDENATVTLQSSAVWQPTLTLTHAIRNLIVTENASLRITGSLAIYGFIQADSNSIHAMSGNIEWKGNTTQSISGFPFKQRAIGGLILNNFSGASITDSVLIYQYLQLKSGTLKTNEQLYFKSAAIIQAAAQESAIIGKIFNENIFKQKPAGIYMAGHPFTDSVNINQWIPVPNMHVVSTTKLTDSSSIEAGWQSLFLDSTKGIWQPKHVVRITIEDTTNRSKWPDYLKGQPVTGNYNYPLGTGGNGFYQIINPYLSPVYSSKIVTGTGMSNYKYIWNPQLGKSGGYSTLPMNQEQILDPYASLILYADSAKNKELLFTEAAKSNIWSKGEIADYDEKTGYYVQLDLLQNNTLQDRLIIREQPGARNNKEMYDAVKLLNPGINFYSRSADNKKLAIDSRVFSEQSFIQLELSNLENGNYILKTENAFMPVQPKLVLYDNYTSRQLNLQKDSSLAFSINNDSASRSPTRFYIAKWAPKAIIPLTNQLTVKIYPNPSSSEMNVIINAAVPGNSVLRIYNMEGTLLKTIVAGTIQQGFIRIPISNLTNGQYLLQVTSGSHQQNIPFFKQ from the coding sequence ATGAGGCCATATTTCATTGTACTTCTGTTACTGTTTACGGCAACAGAACCGGTACTATTTGCTCAAACATCCCATCCACTGGTTTACTTTCAGGTGGGAGATAAACTGGAACAAAATTTTAACTCCCTCCCAGGTTCGGGAACGTTTCTTCTTTCAGGAAAGGGGCCATATGCCCTTGGGTTGTCCCCTTTAGGATTTACCGGAATGTCGGGATGGGAACTGATTCACCGATCCGGAACAGGGGCAAATGCCCTTTTTACGATTGGCAGCGGAACAGCTACATCTGCAGGGGTATACAGCGTGGGAAATACAGCTTCAGACAGGGCGCTGGGCACATTAAGTGCTGGTACAGGAGTCTATTCAATTGGATTGATTATAACTAACGAAACAGGCAAGACCCTGCAAACGGTTACCGGATCGTTCACGGCAGAACAATGGCGTAAAGGAGGATCTGGCAACGTGAATACCTGGACAGGCAAACTGGCAACAGGTAAGTTTTCTCAGATCAATCCTCCCCAACTAACCCTGGCCCCTTCACTCAACTTTAGCTCAATAATAAACAGTACTGGCGGGGGAAGTTTAAATGGTAACAGTCCTGAAAACCAGAGAATCATCCCTTTTACCATTGCAGGAATTAATTGGAAACCAGGAGAACAACTGATTATACAATGGGATGACATGGATGAAAACGGAAGCGATGACTTAATGGCGATTGATGATTTTAGTTTTCGTGCAGACACTTTAGTAACGGTAAGCAATCAGGTATACATAGACAGTTTATATTCTATGGCTAGTAAAATAACTAATGCAGATACTATCAGCTATGCATTTAAAGCCAGTAGTGATATTACAGGATTAAGTATTTCCAATTTTGCATTGCAGACGCAGGGCCTCATTAATACTTCAATCACAGCAGTAAATGGCAATGGAAACGATTATTTCATAAAAGTATATACAGGTACGGGTGAGGGAAAAATGGTTTTAGGTATCAGCAATAACAACAACTTAATTCCAGGACTTTCTGGCCTCCCCTTTTTCAGTATTGATACGCAATTAGTAGATAAAATAAATCCCACACATATCAATACAATTACCAATGAAGCGTCAATTTTAAAAACAGGTGATACATTGATTCTGAAGTTAGGGTTTAACGAGTTGGTTCATATAGATCCGTTACAAAGCAGTCAATCCATTCCCATTAAAATAGGTAGCCAGATAAAACAAGCAGTATATAGTCATGGAAATCAATCCCAGGAACTTTTTTTCAAATACAAAATTACTAGCAGTGATAAGGACGCCGATGGTATTAGCTTCTCAAACGATGCTGCGCAACAATTTCCACTTATAAAAGACAGGGCTGAAAACCCGGCGATAATCAATCTGGATTCCACAAACTTAAAAAGGTTACGTATCAATGCAGGTTCTGTACAATTCAAATATCCTGCAGATACATTACTGAAACAATGCAACAACAGAGACAGTATTGATATAGCTAATCTGCTTGCTACAGACAGTAGCCTGAATGGCGAGATCTTGCAATGGCAAATTATCAGACAACCTAGTTTCTGGAAGAGCAACCAGACTTCGGTAATTATGTACAGTACAGGCGGGACTTTACAACCTCAATCCTGGAAATTTACATCCGAGAAAGTTAACAAAACTGATACGCTGAGCATTAAAGTAAGCAATGGATCGGCAAGCAGCATTAAAAATATTTTTCTGACCGCTGAAAGTTGGATAGGACTGATAGATAGCAACTGGCACAATGCAGGCAACTGGTGCAACAATTCATTACCCGATGAAAATGCAACTGTAACGCTACAATCATCCGCTGTCTGGCAACCGACACTCACTCTAACCCATGCTATCAGAAATTTAATCGTAACAGAAAACGCTTCCCTTCGTATTACAGGTTCATTGGCCATTTATGGTTTTATTCAAGCAGACAGCAATAGTATTCATGCCATGTCTGGCAATATTGAATGGAAAGGAAATACAACTCAAAGTATTTCAGGATTTCCCTTTAAACAAAGAGCTATCGGAGGACTCATATTGAATAATTTTTCGGGCGCAAGTATCACTGACAGCGTCCTGATTTATCAGTATTTACAGTTGAAATCGGGAACACTCAAAACCAATGAACAATTGTATTTCAAAAGTGCTGCAATTATACAGGCAGCAGCTCAGGAATCTGCCATCATTGGAAAAATATTCAATGAAAATATCTTTAAACAAAAACCAGCTGGCATATATATGGCAGGACATCCATTTACTGACAGTGTCAACATAAATCAATGGATTCCTGTTCCGAATATGCATGTAGTCAGTACCACTAAACTTACAGACAGTTCATCCATTGAAGCAGGATGGCAATCGCTGTTTCTTGATAGTACAAAAGGAATATGGCAACCTAAACATGTTGTCCGTATTACAATTGAGGATACAACAAACAGAAGTAAATGGCCTGATTATCTGAAAGGTCAGCCCGTTACAGGAAATTATAATTATCCGCTTGGCACAGGTGGGAATGGATTTTACCAGATAATCAACCCTTATTTAAGCCCTGTATATTCAAGTAAAATTGTAACGGGTACAGGAATGAGTAATTACAAATACATTTGGAATCCGCAGCTAGGAAAATCTGGAGGATATAGTACACTTCCAATGAATCAGGAACAAATACTGGACCCTTATGCCAGTTTGATTCTTTATGCTGATAGCGCAAAAAACAAAGAACTGCTTTTTACGGAAGCAGCAAAATCAAATATCTGGAGCAAAGGTGAGATTGCTGACTACGATGAAAAAACAGGATACTATGTACAGCTAGACTTACTACAGAATAATACACTGCAAGACAGATTGATTATTCGTGAACAACCTGGAGCTAGAAATAATAAAGAAATGTATGATGCAGTAAAATTGTTGAACCCGGGCATTAACTTTTACAGCAGGTCTGCTGATAACAAGAAACTGGCTATAGACAGTCGCGTATTTAGTGAACAGTCATTTATCCAACTTGAGCTTTCCAATCTCGAAAACGGAAATTACATTTTAAAAACAGAAAATGCATTCATGCCAGTTCAGCCAAAACTAGTTCTATACGATAACTACACCAGCCGGCAACTAAACTTACAAAAAGACAGCAGCTTAGCATTCAGTATTAACAATGATTCTGCAAGCAGAAGTCCAACCCGTTTCTATATTGCCAAATGGGCACCAAAAGCAATAATACCCCTGACCAATCAACTAACGGTTAAAATCTATCCCAACCCTTCAAGTTCTGAAATGAATGTTATCATTAACGCTGCAGTGCCAGGAAACAGTGTATTGCGCATTTATAATATGGAGGGAACGCTTCTGAAAACGATTGTTGCTGGGACCATACAACAGGGATTCATCCGCATTCCCATAAGTAACCTGACCAATGGCCAATATCTGCTGCAGGTAACCAGCGGAAGTCATCAACAGAACATTCCATTCTTTAAGCAATAA
- the rpsL gene encoding 30S ribosomal protein S12 encodes MPTIQQLVRKGREIIRAKSKSRALDACPQRRGVCTRVYTTTPKKPNSALRKVAKVRLTNKVEVIAYIPGEGHNLQEHSIVLIRGGRVKDLPGVRYHIVRGSLDTAGVKDRKQSRSKYGTKKEKAKK; translated from the coding sequence ATGCCTACAATACAACAATTAGTTAGAAAAGGCCGCGAAATTATCAGGGCTAAGAGTAAGTCTAGAGCTTTGGATGCATGTCCTCAGCGTCGTGGTGTATGTACTCGTGTATATACTACTACTCCTAAAAAACCAAACTCTGCTTTGCGTAAAGTAGCGAAAGTGCGTTTGACCAATAAAGTTGAGGTTATCGCCTATATTCCGGGTGAAGGCCACAACCTACAGGAGCACTCTATTGTATTAATCCGTGGTGGTCGTGTTAAGGACTTACCGGGTGTACGTTACCATATCGTTCGTGGTAGCTTGGATACTGCTGGTGTTAAAGACCGTAAGCAGAGCCGTTCCAAGTACGGTACCAAGAAAGAAAAAGCTAAGAAATAG
- the rpsG gene encoding 30S ribosomal protein S7 encodes MRKAQAKKLPLAPDGRFNDKLVTRFINNLMWDGKKSTAINIFYDAVDKITKTTGEDGYEVWKKAIANVTPAVEVRSRRIGGATFQIPSEVRPDRKISLSMKWLIRYSRERNGRTMADKLSNEIMAAAKGEGAAFKKKEDTHRMAEANKAFSHFKV; translated from the coding sequence ATGCGTAAAGCACAAGCCAAAAAATTACCCTTAGCGCCAGATGGTCGCTTCAACGACAAATTGGTAACCCGCTTCATCAACAACCTGATGTGGGATGGTAAAAAAAGTACTGCCATCAACATTTTTTATGATGCAGTTGATAAAATAACAAAAACTACTGGTGAAGATGGATACGAGGTATGGAAAAAAGCCATTGCCAATGTAACTCCTGCTGTAGAAGTAAGAAGCCGCAGAATTGGTGGTGCTACTTTCCAGATTCCTTCTGAAGTTCGCCCTGACCGTAAAATCTCTTTGAGCATGAAGTGGTTAATCCGCTACAGCCGCGAAAGAAACGGTCGTACAATGGCAGATAAATTGTCAAATGAAATTATGGCAGCTGCTAAAGGTGAAGGTGCTGCTTTCAAAAAGAAAGAAGATACGCATCGTATGGCTGAAGCCAACAAGGCATTCTCACACTTTAAAGTGTAA
- the fusA gene encoding elongation factor G yields the protein MADLKFQRNFGIAAHIDAGKTTTTERILRYTGMIHKIGEVHDGGATTDWMEQEKERGITITSAAVSCQWNFPTVLGKSTPETKSYYFNIIDTPGHVDFTVEVERSMRVLDGLIALFSAVDGVEPQSETVWRQANRYKVPRIGFVNKMDRAGADFLNVVNQVKEMLGAKAVPLQLPIGAEDNFKGVVDLIKMKGIVWHAETEGMTFDEIDVPADMMEDVMHWRQNLIEAVAEYDDNLMEKFFDNPDSISEAEVHEAIRKACIDLSIVPMMCGSSFKNKGVQTALDAVCRYLPSPVDIEDTVGTDPDTGATITRKPSAKEPFSALAFKIMTDPFVGRLAFFRCYSGHLDAGSYVLNVRSGKKERISRIMKMFANKQNPIDFIEAGDIGAAVGFKEIKTGDTLCDENHPITLENMFIPEPVIAIAVEPKTQADVDKMGMAIAKLVEEDPTLRVNTDEDTGQTILRGMGELHLEIIIDRMRREFKVEVNQGAPQVAYKESFGTTIQHREVLKKQSGGRGKFADIQFEIGPADEEWLAANEGKSFQFVNDLFGGSIPKEFVPAIIKGFETAMSSGVLAGYPVNNMKIRVFDGSYHDVDSDAMSFELCAKSGFREAGRKAKPTLLEPIMKVEVLTPDQYMGDVTGDLNRRRGMLEGMDSRANLQVIKAKVPLSEMFGYVTQLRSLSSGRATSTMEFSHYNPAPNNVAEEVMAKNKGKVKSDD from the coding sequence ATGGCTGATTTGAAATTTCAACGAAACTTTGGTATTGCCGCTCACATTGATGCCGGTAAAACCACTACCACCGAGCGTATTTTGCGCTACACTGGTATGATCCACAAGATTGGTGAAGTACACGATGGTGGTGCTACTACCGACTGGATGGAGCAGGAAAAGGAAAGAGGTATTACGATTACCTCTGCAGCAGTAAGCTGTCAGTGGAATTTCCCTACTGTATTGGGAAAGTCTACTCCTGAAACCAAGTCTTATTATTTCAACATCATCGATACTCCCGGACACGTGGACTTTACTGTAGAAGTAGAGCGTTCTATGCGTGTATTGGATGGTTTGATTGCATTGTTCTCTGCAGTAGATGGTGTAGAGCCTCAGTCTGAAACCGTTTGGCGTCAAGCGAATCGTTATAAAGTACCTCGTATTGGTTTCGTAAATAAAATGGACCGTGCTGGTGCAGATTTCTTAAACGTGGTTAACCAGGTGAAAGAAATGTTAGGTGCAAAAGCAGTTCCGTTGCAGTTGCCAATTGGTGCTGAAGATAATTTTAAAGGGGTTGTTGACCTTATTAAAATGAAGGGTATTGTATGGCATGCTGAAACAGAGGGAATGACTTTTGATGAAATTGATGTTCCAGCTGATATGATGGAAGATGTGATGCATTGGAGACAAAACCTGATTGAAGCAGTTGCTGAATACGATGACAACTTAATGGAGAAATTCTTTGATAATCCTGATTCAATTTCTGAAGCAGAAGTTCACGAAGCCATCCGTAAAGCTTGTATTGATTTGAGCATTGTTCCAATGATGTGTGGCTCTTCATTCAAAAATAAAGGTGTACAAACTGCTTTAGATGCGGTTTGTCGTTACCTGCCTTCTCCAGTGGATATTGAAGATACAGTAGGTACCGATCCTGATACAGGTGCTACTATCACTAGAAAGCCTAGCGCTAAAGAACCATTCTCTGCATTGGCTTTCAAAATCATGACAGATCCTTTCGTAGGTCGTCTTGCATTCTTCCGTTGCTACTCTGGTCACTTGGATGCAGGTTCTTATGTATTGAACGTAAGAAGCGGTAAGAAAGAGCGAATCAGCCGTATCATGAAGATGTTTGCAAACAAGCAAAACCCAATTGACTTCATTGAAGCTGGTGATATTGGTGCTGCTGTTGGTTTCAAAGAAATTAAAACAGGAGATACCCTTTGTGATGAAAACCATCCAATCACTTTGGAAAACATGTTCATTCCTGAACCGGTAATTGCTATTGCAGTTGAACCTAAGACTCAGGCTGACGTTGACAAAATGGGTATGGCTATTGCAAAATTAGTAGAAGAAGATCCTACCTTACGTGTAAATACAGATGAAGATACAGGTCAGACCATCCTTCGTGGTATGGGTGAATTGCACCTTGAAATCATCATTGACCGTATGCGTCGTGAATTTAAAGTAGAAGTTAACCAGGGCGCTCCTCAGGTGGCTTACAAAGAGTCTTTCGGAACTACTATCCAGCACAGAGAAGTATTGAAGAAGCAGTCTGGTGGTCGTGGTAAATTCGCTGATATTCAGTTTGAAATTGGACCAGCTGATGAAGAGTGGTTAGCAGCAAATGAAGGAAAGAGCTTCCAGTTTGTAAATGACTTATTTGGTGGATCTATCCCTAAGGAATTTGTTCCTGCAATCATAAAAGGTTTTGAAACTGCAATGAGTTCTGGTGTGTTGGCAGGTTACCCTGTAAACAACATGAAGATCCGCGTATTCGATGGTAGCTACCACGATGTGGATTCTGATGCCATGAGCTTTGAATTGTGTGCAAAGTCTGGTTTCCGTGAAGCGGGACGTAAGGCTAAGCCTACTTTGTTAGAGCCTATCATGAAAGTGGAAGTATTAACTCCAGATCAGTACATGGGTGATGTTACCGGAGACTTGAACCGTCGTCGTGGTATGCTGGAAGGTATGGACAGCCGTGCCAACCTACAGGTTATCAAAGCTAAAGTTCCATTGAGCGAAATGTTTGGTTATGTAACTCAGTTGCGTTCATTGAGCTCTGGTCGTGCAACTTCTACCATGGAGTTCTCTCATTACAACCCAGCACCAAATAACGTTGCTGAAGAAGTAATGGCAAAGAACAAGGGTAAGGTTAAGAGCGATGATTAA
- the rpsJ gene encoding 30S ribosomal protein S10: protein MSQRIRIKLQSYDHNLVDKSAEKIVKTVRSTGAVVTGPIPLPTHKKIFTVLRSPHVNKKSREQFQLATHKRLMDIYTSSSRTVDALSKLDLPSGVEVEIKA, encoded by the coding sequence ATGTCTCAGCGAATCAGAATCAAATTACAATCATACGATCACAATCTTGTAGATAAATCTGCAGAGAAGATCGTTAAGACAGTACGTAGTACAGGTGCAGTAGTAACAGGTCCAATTCCTTTGCCTACTCACAAGAAAATTTTCACTGTATTGCGTTCACCACACGTTAATAAGAAGAGCCGTGAGCAGTTCCAGTTAGCTACGCACAAGCGTCTAATGGATATCTACACTTCTTCTTCAAGAACAGTAGATGCGTTGAGCAAATTGGATTTGCCATCTGGTGTTGAGGTTGAAATTAAAGCTTGA
- the rplC gene encoding 50S ribosomal protein L3 produces MKGIIGKKIGMTSIFAADGKQTACTIVEVAPNTVTQIKTQETDGYSAVQLAFEDKKEKHATKAEINHFAKAQTPAKKFVKEFRNYSIEKNLGETVTVDIFSEGDTVEVVGTTKGKGFQGVVKRHGFSGVGEASHGQHDRQRAPGSIGGSSYPSRVFKGMRMAGRMGGDRVKMKGLKVVKIFSEKNYILISGSVPGHNGSIVLIQK; encoded by the coding sequence ATGAAAGGAATTATTGGAAAAAAAATCGGCATGACCAGCATCTTCGCCGCTGATGGTAAGCAAACAGCTTGTACCATCGTTGAAGTTGCTCCGAATACCGTAACTCAAATCAAGACGCAGGAAACTGATGGTTATTCTGCAGTACAATTAGCATTCGAAGACAAGAAAGAAAAGCACGCTACAAAAGCCGAAATCAATCACTTCGCAAAGGCTCAGACTCCAGCCAAGAAATTCGTTAAGGAATTTCGCAACTACTCAATAGAAAAGAATTTAGGTGAAACGGTAACAGTTGACATCTTCTCTGAAGGTGATACTGTTGAAGTTGTTGGAACCACAAAAGGTAAAGGTTTCCAGGGTGTTGTAAAGCGCCATGGTTTCTCTGGTGTGGGTGAAGCATCGCATGGTCAGCACGATCGTCAGCGTGCTCCAGGTTCTATCGGTGGATCTTCTTATCCTTCTCGTGTATTCAAGGGTATGAGAATGGCCGGTCGTATGGGTGGAGACCGTGTTAAAATGAAAGGTTTGAAAGTAGTTAAAATATTTTCAGAAAAGAACTATATCCTGATCAGTGGATCTGTTCCAGGTCATAACGGTTCTATCGTTTTAATTCAGAAATAA
- the rplD gene encoding 50S ribosomal protein L4, which yields MQVDVLDIKGQKTGRTVELPQEIFGIEPNDHVIYLAVKQYLAARRSGTHKVKTRAEVHGASRKLHKQKGTGGSRKGNIRNPLYKGGGTIFGPKPHAYDFKLNRKVKDLAKISALSYKAKESAIVVVEEIKMDAPKTKQLVDIMGNLKVADKKALIVLPEYNDNLYLSSRNVPNVGSTLLADINTYDIMNADVLVITENTVKIFNEEEAAA from the coding sequence ATGCAAGTAGATGTATTAGATATAAAAGGACAGAAAACCGGTAGAACGGTTGAATTACCACAGGAAATCTTTGGTATTGAACCTAATGACCACGTTATCTATCTAGCTGTTAAGCAATACTTAGCCGCTCGTCGTTCTGGAACGCACAAGGTTAAAACCCGTGCAGAAGTTCACGGTGCAAGCCGCAAGTTGCACAAGCAAAAAGGAACCGGTGGTTCTCGTAAAGGTAATATCCGTAACCCTTTATACAAGGGTGGTGGTACCATCTTTGGACCAAAACCTCACGCTTACGATTTCAAATTGAACCGTAAAGTGAAGGATTTGGCTAAGATTTCTGCCTTAAGCTACAAAGCAAAAGAAAGTGCTATCGTAGTTGTAGAAGAAATTAAAATGGATGCTCCTAAAACCAAGCAATTGGTAGACATCATGGGTAACTTGAAAGTTGCTGATAAAAAAGCACTAATTGTTTTACCTGAGTACAACGATAATCTGTACCTAAGTTCTCGTAACGTTCCAAATGTTGGCAGCACTTTGTTAGCTGACATCAACACTTACGATATCATGAATGCAGATGTATTAGTAATAACAGAGAACACTGTGAAAATCTTCAACGAAGAAGAAGCAGCAGCTTAA
- the rplW gene encoding 50S ribosomal protein L23, which yields MRQSEILIKPILTEKANAQQDSLRKYAFKVNRKANKLEIKKAIEDFYGVNVVDVNTAVAPGKNKARYTKAGFIQGMKSAYKKAYVTVAEGETIDLYANI from the coding sequence ATGAGACAGTCAGAAATTTTAATAAAGCCTATATTAACCGAAAAAGCAAACGCTCAGCAGGATTCGCTAAGAAAGTATGCTTTCAAGGTAAACCGTAAGGCAAACAAGTTGGAGATCAAGAAAGCTATTGAAGATTTCTATGGTGTAAACGTAGTAGATGTTAACACTGCAGTAGCTCCAGGAAAAAATAAAGCCCGTTACACAAAAGCTGGTTTTATTCAGGGTATGAAGTCTGCTTACAAGAAAGCTTATGTTACTGTAGCAGAAGGTGAAACAATTGATCTTTACGCAAATATTTAA
- the rplB gene encoding 50S ribosomal protein L2 has translation MALKKYKPITAGTRWRIGNAYAEITTNKPEKSLLEPQKSTAGRNSQGRRVMRYMGGGNKHHYRIIDFKRNKRDIAATVVSVEYDPNRTAFIALVQYTDGEKRYIIAPQGIQVGQTVIAGDAVAPEVGNALAMKNMPLGTIIHNIELQPGQGGKMVRSAGASAQLANKEEKYAVLKMPSGELRKVLINCYATVGVVSNSDHNLETAGKAGKNRWKGIRPRVRGVAMNPVDHPMGGGEGRASGGHPRSRTGKYAKGEKTRTRGKGSDKLIIQRRNGKKLAK, from the coding sequence ATGGCACTAAAAAAGTACAAACCAATCACAGCAGGAACTCGTTGGAGAATTGGAAATGCTTATGCTGAGATTACTACTAATAAGCCTGAGAAGAGCTTGTTAGAGCCTCAAAAAAGCACTGCTGGCCGTAACTCTCAGGGTCGTAGAGTTATGCGTTACATGGGTGGTGGAAACAAGCACCACTACCGTATCATAGATTTTAAGCGTAATAAAAGAGATATTGCTGCTACAGTAGTATCTGTAGAATACGATCCAAACCGTACTGCATTTATTGCATTGGTTCAATATACTGATGGTGAAAAGCGCTACATTATTGCTCCTCAAGGTATTCAGGTTGGACAGACAGTAATTGCAGGTGATGCAGTTGCTCCTGAAGTTGGAAACGCATTGGCTATGAAAAATATGCCTTTGGGTACCATCATCCACAACATTGAATTACAACCTGGACAGGGTGGTAAAATGGTAAGAAGTGCTGGTGCTTCTGCTCAGTTAGCCAATAAGGAAGAAAAATACGCTGTATTGAAAATGCCTTCTGGTGAATTGAGAAAAGTATTAATTAACTGTTACGCAACTGTTGGTGTTGTTTCTAATAGCGACCATAACCTTGAAACCGCTGGTAAAGCTGGTAAGAATCGTTGGAAGGGTATCCGTCCACGCGTAAGAGGTGTTGCGATGAACCCTGTAGATCACCCGATGGGTGGTGGTGAAGGTAGAGCTTCCGGAGGTCATCCTCGTAGCAGAACCGGTAAATACGCAAAAGGTGAGAAAACTCGTACCAGAGGAAAAGGAAGCGATAAGTTAATCATCCAGCGCAGAAACGGTAAAAAACTGGCTAAATAA
- the rpsS gene encoding 30S ribosomal protein S19, whose translation MGRSIKKGPYVDANLEGKVVAINDGKVKRNVIKTWSRRSTITPDFVGHTFAVHNGNKFIPVYVTEFMVGHKLGEFAPTRNFRGHAGTKK comes from the coding sequence ATGGGTCGTTCGATTAAAAAAGGTCCTTACGTAGATGCTAACCTAGAAGGTAAAGTAGTTGCGATTAACGACGGTAAAGTAAAGAGAAACGTTATCAAAACATGGAGTCGTCGCAGCACTATCACACCTGATTTTGTTGGACATACTTTCGCCGTTCATAACGGAAATAAGTTTATCCCTGTTTACGTAACAGAATTCATGGTAGGTCATAAACTAGGTGAATTTGCTCCTACCAGAAACTTTAGAGGACACGCAGGAACTAAAAAATAA
- the rplV gene encoding 50S ribosomal protein L22, translating to MEAVAKLNNYPTGPRKMRLLADVIRGMEVEKALAILEHHPQHNATPLAKLLKSAISNWEQKNSGSNAADSSLIVKTVFVDGGRVLKRMRPAPQGRGYKVRKRSNHVTLIVDSKN from the coding sequence ATGGAAGCAGTAGCTAAACTGAACAATTATCCAACAGGTCCGCGTAAAATGCGCCTGTTAGCCGATGTGATCCGTGGAATGGAAGTGGAAAAAGCACTTGCTATTCTGGAGCATCACCCTCAGCACAATGCCACTCCATTGGCAAAGTTGTTGAAGAGCGCTATCAGTAACTGGGAGCAAAAAAACAGCGGATCAAATGCTGCAGACAGCAGTCTGATTGTAAAGACCGTATTCGTTGACGGCGGTAGAGTATTAAAGCGTATGCGTCCTGCACCACAAGGTCGTGGCTACAAAGTACGTAAGCGCAGCAACCATGTAACATTAATCGTAGATTCTAAAAACTAA
- the rpsC gene encoding 30S ribosomal protein S3 yields MGQKANPIGNRLGIIRGWDSNWYGSKKDYASKLIEDHKIRTYLSARINKGGIAKIVIERTLGKLIVTIHTSKPGIIIGKGGNEVDRIKEELKKLTGKDDVQINILEIRRPELDATIVGDTIARQIENRINFKRATKMAIASTLRMGAEGIKVKLSGRLGGAEIARSEEFKQGRTPLHTFRMDIDYANVFAQTVYGKIGIKVWICKGEVLGKRELNPNFVGGKNDMSDRRERSGSDERRGGDRRDDRRGGGRGERRN; encoded by the coding sequence ATGGGTCAGAAAGCAAATCCAATTGGTAACAGGTTAGGCATCATCCGCGGATGGGACAGTAACTGGTATGGTAGTAAGAAAGACTATGCATCCAAACTGATCGAAGATCATAAGATCCGTACCTACCTAAGTGCCCGTATCAACAAAGGTGGAATCGCAAAAATCGTTATCGAGCGTACGCTTGGTAAATTGATTGTAACTATTCATACTTCTAAGCCAGGTATTATCATCGGTAAAGGTGGTAACGAGGTTGATCGTATCAAAGAAGAATTGAAGAAGTTAACCGGTAAAGACGATGTTCAAATCAATATTTTGGAAATCCGTCGTCCTGAACTGGATGCCACTATCGTAGGAGATACAATCGCTCGTCAGATTGAAAATCGTATCAACTTCAAACGTGCTACCAAAATGGCTATCGCCTCTACTTTACGTATGGGTGCGGAAGGTATCAAGGTAAAATTAAGTGGTCGTTTGGGTGGCGCTGAAATTGCACGTAGCGAAGAATTCAAACAAGGTCGTACTCCATTACATACTTTCCGTATGGATATTGATTATGCCAATGTATTTGCTCAGACTGTATATGGTAAAATCGGTATCAAAGTATGGATCTGTAAAGGTGAAGTATTAGGAAAGCGTGAATTGAATCCAAACTTTGTTGGTGGTAAGAACGATATGAGCGACAGAAGAGAAAGATCTGGATCTGATGAAAGAAGAGGCGGAGACAGAAGAGACGATAGAAGAGGTGGTGGAAGAGGAGAACGCAGAAACTAA